In a genomic window of Flavobacterium sp. KACC 22761:
- a CDS encoding arabinan endo-1,5-alpha-L-arabinosidase: protein MKKSNSILKTTPYIGLFLGVLLVFGCSSDSPDTPVTPDPPVVVDPPVVTPAFPGPTYADNYTSISSWGSRSQWNLANVHDPSVEKSGEYYYMYQTDASYGNAHEGNGHFFYRRSKDLINWEFMGSSMTQAPAWVKDSLNNKRARMNPALPPITNPSYGYWAPCVRKVGNVFRMYYSIVVTNPITGTDTNTSWSERAFIGLAETTDLASNNWVDKGMVVCSEPDGVKSYVRNGANDWDAYFKFNAIDPSFIQTPEGDQYLIYGSWHSGIAALKLDPATGKPAKLKTIDDYGVRIAGRGNVSTNRWQALEGPEIIYNPDTQYYYLFLAYDELSVAYNTRVARSKNILGPYLTISGSSITTGAECYPMVTHPYQFKNHTGWVGFSHCAVFQNPDTKQWYYASQARLPEGVPGIAVSNAVMMGHVRAIQWTEDGWPVVEAERYAGVPATTITEANFIGTWEQITMNYQYKTMQKAGTIYLTADKKVSGDATGTWSYDSSKKVLTVNGVKCNVSDAWDWELSTRKVTLSYSGYTGAGLPVWGKKIN, encoded by the coding sequence ATGAAAAAATCAAATTCCATTCTAAAAACAACACCGTATATCGGATTGTTTTTAGGTGTGTTATTGGTGTTTGGCTGTTCAAGTGACAGTCCTGACACTCCAGTAACTCCAGATCCGCCTGTGGTGGTTGACCCGCCAGTGGTTACGCCGGCTTTTCCCGGACCGACTTATGCAGATAATTATACTTCAATTTCGAGTTGGGGAAGCAGATCGCAATGGAATTTGGCCAATGTGCACGATCCATCGGTAGAAAAATCTGGAGAATATTATTATATGTACCAAACCGATGCTTCTTATGGAAATGCGCACGAAGGCAACGGGCATTTTTTTTACAGAAGATCAAAAGATTTAATCAATTGGGAATTCATGGGATCATCAATGACTCAGGCTCCGGCTTGGGTAAAAGATTCTTTGAACAATAAAAGAGCAAGAATGAATCCAGCTCTTCCTCCAATCACAAATCCGAGTTACGGATATTGGGCACCATGCGTTCGAAAAGTGGGGAATGTTTTCAGAATGTACTACAGCATTGTAGTTACGAATCCAATTACAGGAACAGATACCAATACATCTTGGTCAGAACGTGCTTTTATCGGTTTGGCTGAAACTACAGATTTGGCTTCAAATAATTGGGTTGATAAAGGAATGGTAGTTTGTTCAGAACCTGACGGCGTGAAAAGCTACGTTCGAAATGGAGCAAACGATTGGGATGCCTATTTTAAATTCAATGCGATCGATCCAAGTTTTATTCAGACTCCAGAAGGCGATCAATATTTAATTTACGGTTCATGGCATTCCGGAATTGCCGCTTTGAAATTAGATCCAGCAACAGGAAAACCAGCAAAATTAAAAACAATTGACGATTACGGAGTTCGAATTGCAGGACGTGGAAACGTAAGTACAAATCGTTGGCAAGCGCTCGAAGGGCCGGAAATTATCTACAATCCAGATACGCAATATTATTATTTGTTTTTGGCTTATGATGAATTATCGGTTGCGTATAACACGCGTGTGGCTCGTTCAAAAAACATTTTAGGACCATACTTGACCATCAGCGGAAGCAGTATTACAACTGGTGCTGAATGTTATCCAATGGTTACGCATCCGTACCAATTCAAAAATCATACGGGCTGGGTTGGATTTTCACATTGTGCGGTTTTCCAAAATCCAGATACGAAGCAATGGTATTATGCTTCTCAAGCGCGTTTGCCGGAAGGCGTTCCAGGAATTGCAGTTTCAAATGCTGTAATGATGGGCCATGTTCGCGCCATTCAATGGACAGAAGATGGCTGGCCAGTTGTCGAAGCAGAACGTTACGCAGGTGTTCCAGCAACAACAATTACAGAGGCAAATTTCATTGGAACTTGGGAACAAATTACAATGAACTATCAATACAAAACCATGCAAAAAGCAGGAACAATTTATTTGACTGCCGATAAAAAAGTGAGTGGAGATGCTACAGGAACTTGGTCATACGACAGCTCTAAAAAAGTTTTAACGGTAAATGGAGTAAAATGTAATGTATCTGATGCCTGGGATTGGGAATTGTCAACCAGAAAAGTAACCCTGAGTTATTCTGGATATACCGGCGCAGGATTGCCAGTTTGGGGTAAAAAGATTAATTAG
- a CDS encoding alpha-N-arabinofuranosidase: protein MKKALLITFLITLCNQVSFAQNQTTVVTIKNNADAPVINKNIYGHFAEHLGRCIYGGFFVGDTSKIPNTNGVRNDIITALKELKIPNLRWPGGCFADTYHWKDGIGPKEQRPTIVNKWWGGVTEDNSFGTHDFLNMCELLGAEPYLSGNVGSGTVQELADWVQYTNFGGKSPMSDLRVKNGRKEPWKVKFWGIGNEAWGCGGNMTAEYYAGEYRKFATFMSDWENTGGLTRIASGSNGDDYNWTEVLMKNIPTNMLGGLGVHHYAVIEWAKKGDDRDFTEEGYFKTMKSALKMEELVTKHSAIMDKYDPQKKVAMMVDEWGGWYEVEKGTNPGFLYQQNTMRDAVLAGSTLNIFNNHADRVKMANLAQCVNVLQAVILTDKAKMITTPTYHVMKMYSVHQDAKLLPVSFNSPNYTFNGETLPAVSASASKDKNGAVHISLVNVDAKNKNKIEIDVNELGVKNFTGTVLTSAKLQDYNSFDTPNKIVPAVFKGFENKKGKLEITIPPFSVVVLEGK, encoded by the coding sequence ATGAAAAAAGCACTTTTAATCACCTTTCTTATTACTCTTTGTAATCAGGTTAGTTTTGCCCAAAATCAAACCACAGTTGTTACCATTAAAAATAATGCTGATGCTCCGGTAATCAACAAAAATATTTACGGGCATTTTGCCGAACATTTAGGACGCTGTATTTACGGCGGATTTTTTGTTGGAGACACTTCAAAAATACCAAACACAAATGGAGTAAGAAATGACATTATTACTGCTTTAAAAGAATTAAAAATTCCGAATTTAAGATGGCCTGGTGGCTGTTTTGCTGACACTTACCACTGGAAAGACGGAATTGGACCAAAAGAACAAAGACCAACTATTGTAAACAAATGGTGGGGTGGTGTAACAGAAGACAACAGTTTTGGAACTCATGATTTCCTAAATATGTGTGAACTTCTTGGAGCGGAACCTTACTTATCAGGAAATGTTGGAAGCGGAACCGTGCAGGAATTGGCGGATTGGGTTCAGTACACCAATTTTGGAGGCAAAAGCCCGATGAGCGATTTACGTGTAAAAAATGGAAGAAAAGAACCTTGGAAGGTTAAATTCTGGGGAATTGGAAATGAAGCTTGGGGATGCGGAGGAAATATGACAGCAGAATATTATGCTGGAGAATACCGAAAATTTGCAACATTCATGTCAGATTGGGAAAATACTGGTGGACTAACACGTATTGCATCAGGTTCAAACGGTGATGACTATAACTGGACAGAGGTCTTGATGAAAAACATTCCAACAAATATGTTAGGCGGACTTGGAGTACATCATTATGCTGTAATTGAATGGGCTAAAAAAGGCGATGACAGAGATTTTACTGAAGAAGGTTATTTCAAAACCATGAAATCGGCTTTAAAAATGGAAGAGTTGGTTACAAAGCATTCGGCTATAATGGACAAATACGATCCTCAGAAAAAAGTAGCCATGATGGTTGACGAATGGGGAGGCTGGTACGAAGTGGAGAAAGGAACAAATCCTGGTTTCTTATATCAGCAAAACACAATGCGTGATGCAGTTTTGGCTGGATCAACTTTGAATATTTTCAACAATCACGCTGACAGAGTTAAAATGGCAAACTTAGCACAATGTGTAAATGTTTTGCAGGCTGTAATCTTAACAGATAAAGCAAAAATGATCACAACGCCAACATATCATGTAATGAAAATGTACAGCGTTCATCAAGATGCAAAATTATTACCTGTAAGTTTCAATTCTCCAAACTATACTTTTAACGGAGAAACACTTCCTGCAGTTTCAGCTTCAGCTTCAAAAGACAAAAACGGTGCGGTTCATATTTCTTTGGTAAATGTGGATGCTAAAAACAAAAACAAAATAGAAATTGATGTAAATGAACTAGGTGTTAAAAACTTCACAGGAACAGTTTTAACATCGGCTAAATTACAAGATTACAATTCATTCGATACACCAAACAAAATTGTTCCGGCAGTTTTTAAAGGTTTCGAAAACAAAAAAGGAAAACTTGAAATCACAATTCCTCCTTTCTCAGTTGTGGTGTTAGAAGGAAAATAA
- a CDS encoding glycoside hydrolase family 43 protein, which produces MKNLFTSLSILLLSIAGIAQSVKFNNPIIKDQYTGDPAALVYKDKVYLYAGHDEAPNDFNFYKMNEWVVYSSSDMKKWESHLVPLKVTDFKWAKSDAWASQVIERNGKFYWYVTVEHGTIPGKSIGVAVSDSPIGPFKDALGKALITNDMTKFTDISWDDIDPTVYIDTDGQAYLFWGNTACHYAKLKENMTEIDGEIHQIKLPNYTEAPWIHKHKDWYYLSYAYEFPEKIAYAMSKSINGPWEFKGILNELAGNSNTNHQAIIDFKGQSYFIYHNGASIPHGGSFRRSVCVDKLYYNKDGTMKRVVMTSEGIQ; this is translated from the coding sequence ATGAAAAACCTATTTACAAGCCTTTCCATTTTGCTTTTATCGATCGCAGGAATTGCACAATCGGTAAAATTCAATAATCCAATTATTAAGGATCAATACACAGGCGATCCTGCAGCATTGGTTTACAAGGATAAAGTGTATTTGTATGCCGGTCATGATGAAGCACCAAACGATTTTAATTTTTATAAGATGAACGAATGGGTTGTGTATTCTTCTTCTGATATGAAAAAATGGGAATCGCATCTGGTGCCATTAAAAGTTACTGATTTTAAATGGGCCAAAAGCGATGCCTGGGCTTCGCAGGTAATTGAAAGAAATGGAAAATTTTATTGGTATGTAACAGTTGAACATGGCACAATTCCTGGAAAATCAATTGGTGTTGCGGTTTCAGATAGTCCAATCGGACCTTTTAAAGATGCTTTAGGGAAAGCTTTAATTACAAATGACATGACCAAATTTACCGATATAAGCTGGGACGACATCGATCCGACGGTTTACATTGATACTGATGGACAAGCTTATTTGTTTTGGGGAAATACAGCCTGTCATTATGCAAAATTAAAAGAGAACATGACCGAAATAGATGGAGAAATTCATCAAATAAAACTTCCAAATTATACTGAAGCACCATGGATTCACAAACATAAAGATTGGTATTATTTGTCGTACGCTTATGAATTCCCAGAGAAAATTGCCTACGCCATGAGCAAATCAATAAATGGTCCTTGGGAATTTAAAGGAATTTTAAATGAATTGGCAGGAAACAGCAATACAAATCATCAGGCGATTATTGATTTTAAAGGGCAATCGTATTTTATTTATCATAACGGAGCGTCAATTCCGCATGGAGGAAGTTTCAGAAGATCGGTTTGTGTAGATAAATTGTATTATAACAAAGACGGAACAATGAAAAGAGTTGTAATGACATCTGAGGGGATTCAATAA
- a CDS encoding arabinan endo-1,5-alpha-L-arabinosidase, with the protein MKTITSLVLLALLLGSCQNEDTIIPSNDEASAVVETQNSQVKNLTAKTVSGNVPSHDPSTIVKSGVNYYVFTTGDNIPMTYSTNLTSWTWGTSVFSSTPSWISGYVPGFGKNFWAPDVAWFNNRWNMYYSCSSFGSATSAIGLVTTPAISQSAGTTWTDRGVVVSSSSASDVNAIDPSILVDGSNVYMAYGSWHAGIGVVPINVSTGKPSATRTIVAGGNGASWEAPCLIKEGSYYYMFVNRGTCCNGVNSTYYIVVGRSTNVYGPYLDKNGVALTNGGGTTVLATQGNYIGPGHLSRISGTQKGSVHYYDGADSGNPKLEIVYFTWSSGWPTLSY; encoded by the coding sequence ATGAAAACAATTACAAGTTTGGTTTTATTAGCATTATTATTAGGAAGTTGTCAAAATGAAGATACTATAATCCCTTCGAATGATGAGGCATCTGCAGTTGTAGAAACTCAAAATTCTCAGGTAAAAAATTTAACAGCAAAAACAGTTAGCGGAAATGTTCCTTCGCATGACCCTAGCACAATTGTAAAAAGCGGTGTCAATTATTATGTTTTTACAACAGGTGATAACATTCCGATGACATATTCAACAAATTTAACAAGTTGGACTTGGGGAACATCAGTTTTCTCTTCTACACCAAGTTGGATTTCAGGTTACGTACCAGGTTTCGGCAAAAATTTCTGGGCCCCAGATGTAGCATGGTTTAATAATCGATGGAACATGTATTATTCTTGTTCCTCTTTTGGATCAGCGACTTCAGCCATTGGATTGGTAACTACGCCTGCAATTTCTCAAAGCGCAGGAACAACCTGGACAGACAGAGGCGTTGTAGTTTCTTCTTCTTCAGCTTCAGATGTAAATGCAATCGATCCTTCCATTTTAGTTGACGGAAGCAATGTTTATATGGCTTATGGCTCTTGGCATGCCGGAATTGGAGTTGTTCCAATAAACGTTTCAACAGGAAAACCTAGTGCAACAAGAACAATAGTTGCGGGAGGAAACGGCGCATCATGGGAAGCGCCTTGTTTGATCAAAGAAGGAAGTTACTATTATATGTTTGTAAACAGAGGAACTTGCTGTAACGGTGTTAATAGCACTTATTACATTGTAGTTGGACGCTCAACAAATGTATATGGACCTTATTTGGATAAAAACGGAGTAGCTTTAACAAATGGCGGAGGCACAACTGTTTTAGCAACGCAAGGAAATTATATTGGCCCTGGACATTTGTCAAGAATTTCCGGAACCCAAAAAGGATCTGTTCATTATTATGACGGAGCTGACAGCGGAAATCCAAAACTAGAAATTGTATATTTTACATGGTCATCAGGGTGGCCTACACTTTCTTATTAA